GTACGCATATTCTCACATCTTATTGACAGCTTGCCTCGGGAGTGTTAGAACACTATTTCATTTTCTACCCTGAAAACAGGGCATTGTCTTTGAATAAGGTTCATTTCATGGGGTTGGATTCATGGTTAAAAAACTGATCGGAAAAAAACTCAAAGCAACACGGTTGAAGAACGATATGACCATTCAGGAGTTGGCCGAAGCCTCCCGCGTCTCGTCCAACATGATTTCCCGTATCGAACGGGGATTGACCATCCCGTCCGTGGAAATACTGATGAAACTGGCGGGTGCCTTCGGCATGAGTATCAACTATTTTGTCGAGGAGGCCGAACGCGGCAGCACCATCGTTCACACTCGCAAGGGGCAGGGCGAACCGATTTTCTTTTTTGAAGACAAGCACCAGATAACCAGTCTGACCCAGGGTCTTCGTGATCCCGGGTTTGCG
This genomic interval from Geothermobacter hydrogeniphilus contains the following:
- a CDS encoding helix-turn-helix domain-containing protein; its protein translation is MVKKLIGKKLKATRLKNDMTIQELAEASRVSSNMISRIERGLTIPSVEILMKLAGAFGMSINYFVEEAERGSTIVHTRKGQGEPIFFFEDKHQITSLTQGLRDPGFAVFYDTLEEGCDSGQGGMVHTGEEFALVLQGRMEFFIEEQRYLLEEGDSIVFKASLPHRWVNLHTGRTLVMWVVSPPPDVTQPSAETVQASAE